The Marispirochaeta aestuarii genome contains a region encoding:
- a CDS encoding sensor histidine kinase — protein MLLKSFYARISLLFLAMILLLGATSLYIAFEASRLLFGEVEQKLNRGYAANIALELEPFTAEDFTEEDIKEAIHYMMVMNPSVEIYLLNHEGNILCYFSEIEEEITYLNVDLEPVRSFVESEGFKRILGDDPRNDKVKKPFSAAPLIINGKEGWVYVILRGSSYDSSLEMLRNSYYMRSGLITFIVALAATAVVGLSLFFILTRRLRRLSEAVTAFRHGRLQHRVSMRGDDEISALGYAFNDMAESIVEGIRQLREAERLRGELIANISHDLRSPLTSIRGSLETLLLKESSLSGDERRDLIEVGLRNVAGFQKLVEGLFELAKLEARQVSLQKITFSVAELIQDVVLKLQPRFNAKQLDVSYNPAADIPSLTADIGLIERMLTNIIENAVNYTPGGGSVSINLETSANGLVISVADTGPGISKEDLPRIFERFYRSDKSRSRDSEGTGLGLAIAREVAELHGGSITAESPGSGGAVFIISLPL, from the coding sequence ATGCTCCTGAAATCCTTCTATGCCAGAATCTCGCTTCTCTTTCTTGCGATGATTCTTCTCCTGGGGGCGACCAGCCTGTATATAGCCTTTGAGGCGTCCCGACTCCTCTTCGGTGAGGTGGAACAGAAGCTGAACCGCGGATATGCGGCGAATATAGCCCTTGAGCTGGAACCCTTTACTGCAGAGGATTTTACCGAAGAAGATATCAAAGAGGCGATTCACTACATGATGGTAATGAATCCCTCCGTCGAGATCTATCTGCTCAATCATGAGGGTAATATACTCTGCTATTTTTCCGAAATTGAAGAGGAGATTACATATCTGAATGTAGATCTTGAACCTGTTCGGAGCTTTGTCGAAAGCGAAGGCTTTAAGCGTATCCTGGGAGATGACCCGCGCAACGATAAGGTAAAAAAACCCTTTTCCGCCGCACCCCTTATCATCAACGGCAAAGAAGGCTGGGTCTACGTTATACTGCGGGGAAGCAGTTACGACAGCTCCCTGGAGATGCTGCGGAACAGTTATTATATGCGCTCGGGTCTTATAACCTTCATCGTTGCGCTTGCAGCGACCGCTGTTGTCGGGCTCAGCCTGTTCTTTATCCTGACGCGCCGGCTCAGGCGGCTCAGCGAAGCGGTTACTGCGTTCCGGCATGGCAGGCTGCAGCATCGCGTCAGCATGCGGGGTGACGACGAGATTTCCGCCCTGGGTTATGCGTTCAACGATATGGCGGAATCAATCGTAGAAGGTATACGGCAGCTCCGGGAGGCGGAAAGGCTTCGCGGTGAGCTGATAGCCAATATTTCCCATGATTTGCGCAGCCCTCTGACCTCGATACGGGGTTCTCTGGAAACCCTGCTTTTGAAAGAGTCGTCCCTGTCCGGGGATGAGCGGCGGGATCTTATCGAGGTCGGGCTGAGGAACGTTGCGGGTTTCCAGAAGCTTGTGGAGGGCTTGTTTGAGCTTGCCAAGCTCGAAGCCCGGCAGGTGAGCCTTCAGAAAATAACTTTCTCCGTGGCGGAACTCATTCAGGATGTGGTTCTGAAACTGCAGCCGCGCTTTAATGCGAAGCAGCTCGATGTAAGTTATAATCCCGCAGCGGATATTCCCTCTCTGACCGCAGACATCGGTCTTATTGAAAGAATGCTCACGAACATAATCGAGAATGCTGTAAACTATACCCCCGGGGGAGGTTCCGTAAGCATCAATCTTGAAACTTCAGCCAACGGACTGGTGATATCCGTCGCCGATACCGGACCCGGCATAAGCAAAGAGGACCTTCCGCGGATATTCGAACGCTTCTACAGGTCTGATAAAAGCCGGAGTCGCGATTCTGAAGGAACCGGCCTCGGACTGGCCATAGCCCGGGAGGTTGCAGAGCTGCACGGCGGCAGCATTACTGCGGAAAGTCCCGGAAGCGGCGGGGCCGTTTTTATCATATCCCTTCCTCTTTAA
- a CDS encoding response regulator transcription factor has product MNSGGSSGRILIIEDDREIAGIVALNLKDAGLEATQIHDGNTGLEEVRAGGWDLVILDIMLPGLDGISVCRRIRETDAHTPIMMLTARAEEIDRVLGLELGADDYVTKPFSIPELTARVKALLRRVKRGGLSAEESVSAGSPGILKIGELEIDFVKRRCRMRQNPLELTVKEFELLSLFARNPGRAYSRTDLLNLVWEYNFEGYEHTVNTHINRLRNKIESDPSHPEYLLTVWGVGYRFAEASEVE; this is encoded by the coding sequence ATGAACAGCGGAGGATCCTCCGGAAGGATTCTGATAATCGAGGATGACAGAGAAATAGCGGGTATCGTTGCCCTGAACCTGAAGGATGCCGGATTGGAGGCGACTCAGATCCACGACGGCAATACGGGCCTTGAAGAGGTCCGTGCCGGCGGATGGGATCTGGTTATTCTCGATATAATGCTCCCGGGACTTGACGGTATATCCGTCTGCCGCAGGATCAGAGAAACAGACGCACATACTCCGATAATGATGCTGACGGCCCGGGCGGAGGAGATCGACCGGGTTCTCGGTCTTGAGCTCGGAGCTGATGACTATGTGACAAAGCCCTTCAGTATTCCCGAGCTGACAGCGAGGGTAAAGGCGCTCCTCCGGAGGGTGAAACGGGGTGGACTTTCGGCGGAAGAGTCAGTTTCGGCAGGCAGTCCCGGGATCCTGAAAATCGGAGAGCTGGAAATTGATTTTGTCAAACGCAGGTGCAGAATGCGACAGAATCCTCTGGAGCTCACTGTCAAGGAATTCGAACTCCTCAGTCTCTTTGCGAGAAATCCGGGCAGAGCCTACAGCAGAACCGATCTGCTCAATCTGGTCTGGGAATATAATTTCGAGGGATATGAGCATACGGTCAACACCCATATAAACAGACTCAGAAACAAGATCGAAAGCGATCCTTCTCATCCTGAGTACCTGTTGACTGTCTGGGGCGTGGGATACCGCTTTGCTGAAGCATCAGAGGTGGAATAA